A genome region from Ursus arctos isolate Adak ecotype North America unplaced genomic scaffold, UrsArc2.0 scaffold_18, whole genome shotgun sequence includes the following:
- the NRARP gene encoding notch-regulated ankyrin repeat-containing protein, producing the protein MSQADLSTCSAPQTQRIFQEAVRKGNTQELQSLLQNMTNCEFNVNSFGPEGQTALHQSVIDGNLELVKLLVKFGADIRLANRDGWSALHIAAFGGHQDIVLYLITKAKYAGSGR; encoded by the coding sequence ATGAGCCAGGCCGACCTGTCCACCTGCTCGGCGCCGCAGACGCAGCGCATCTTCCAGGAGGCCGTGCGCAAGGGCAACACGCAGGAGCTGCAGTCGCTGCTGCAGAACATGACCAACTGCGAGTTCAACGTGAACTCGTTCGGGCCTGAGGGCCAGACGGCGCTGCACCAGTCGGTCATCGACGGCAACCTGGAGCTCGTGAAGCTGCTGGTCAAGTTCGGCGCCGACATCCGCCTGGCCAACCGCGACGGCTGGAGCGCGCTGCACATCGCCGCGTTCGGCGGCCACCAGGACATCGTGCTCTATCTCATCACCAAGGCCAAGTACGCGGGCAGCGGCCGGTGA